The nucleotide sequence CGGGCTCCATTGAATAGGTAgtaaatttcttgaaaagtGGGTTCTCGTCGGCGTTGTCATCcttatcttcatctttaatataGTCAGGACTATATCCAGTTCCCTTATTTTTATCTGCTCCCATAGAGAAAGACgaaaatttcttaaacAAAGGTGAgcttttgttgttttgaTTTTCTGAATCAGGTGaattatcttcatcttcatcattttggGAGTATGAATTCAAATGCCGTATTTTAATCTTTGATTTATCCcttgaaaaggaaacatCATGGAAATGGATACAAAGGTTTATAAATTCATAGAAGTCTGACCTTTCTATCTCTTTATCTGAGAATTGAAATGATTCATATAACTCGATAAATCTATTCCCCCTTTGTATTTCAGCTTGGTCAATAGTAGGTCTTATAAACTGTTCTTGGATCACATCACTAAATGTATCGCTTAATTCTACATTTACGGCAATGGTATTCATAAATAAGCCTTTGTATTTTAGTGTTTCTGTGATACTGTTTATACACGTTTTATAACTCAAATATTCTGGAAACAGTTTCTCAAAATTAGGATCATCACATCTTATTGGTGGTTCCAAGCCTGCATGAATCACTGGATCTTTTGGtttcttaaataatgtACTCAGTTCTTTGGAACGTTCCATATTATTGGTAATTAATTCTCTACTATGTTTATGCGGGAGGTCGTCTGGTGTTATTGGTATGTACCTTCTCGGTATATCCTTGAAGCAACTCTTATGAAGGAACATTCTTCCaaccaaaataataatacaaataaGTCCAAAGACTACTAGAGCCCCGACTACGATAAATGTGTTCAAGGCATTGTTTTGTGATTGTGATGCCTGTGCAATGGAATCAATTGGCAATACAGCTGCGAATccaattaataataaaatggCTATAAATAGAAAACATCTATACAGCCAGTATTTAACCTTCCGGTAATTAGACAtcagatttcaaatcagCGTATCTATTCTTGTGTTG is from Naumovozyma castellii chromosome 6, complete genome and encodes:
- the DLT1 gene encoding Dlt1p (ancestral locus Anc_2.412), which translates into the protein MSNYRKVKYWLYRCFLFIAILLLIGFAAVLPIDSIAQASQSQNNALNTFIVVGALVVFGLICIIILVGRMFLHKSCFKDIPRRYIPITPDDLPHKHSRELITNNMERSKELSTLFKKPKDPVIHAGLEPPIRCDDPNFEKLFPEYLSYKTCINSITETLKYKGLFMNTIAVNVELSDTFSDVIQEQFIRPTIDQAEIQRGNRFIELYESFQFSDKEIERSDFYEFINLCIHFHDVSFSRDKSKIKIRHLNSYSQNDEDEDNSPDSENQNNKSSPLFKKFSSFSMGADKNKGTGYSPDYIKDEDKDDNADENPLFKKFTTYSMEPEPDKEGNAEDAENAADTMGYFPESSRFSPETPSYVIRRNSTSSVTRRIPTSALPANDNDGDEDLDRDGHYEDEMEHDKLSNVESYKSVIRH